A part of Microbacterium atlanticum genomic DNA contains:
- a CDS encoding lipase family protein, which translates to MIRADRRQAPSGWSIVPRVVRGASPVVLVVVGALALLTGLLIVTRPLTSLLLLTIYVGLSAIFSGLARVFSAPETPLWSRLLFGSVWLALGLAILLGLGRTLELLPELIAVLLVLGGLASLYDAIARGTVSQRVLAAVWGGAQIAFGVLAYAWPDVTVLVVAVVFGVRTIVFGATLLVRAVRAFVEGRRTVPSDARTRAGKTGTDAAPPGPARPAGPRTPPGPASRARAGWLAAGRYALAAILLGLVAGGWWANSWFEDGAQVVDAFYDPPEVVPYEHGRLIRSDDFSGQKPPDAEVRRILYTTRDALGQPATASALVISPQDPPPGPRPVVAWNHGTTGVARGCAPSLRDASATRWAIPGLDRAMAEGWVVVASDYSGQGAPGVFPYLIGRGEARSSLDAVLAADELEGLTLSSRTVAWGHSQGGHAALWMSQIAGDYAPDLDIRGTAVLAPAADPLALAEELTRGDAGVLLSILISWVLVPYADTYPDVDLNRYIAPGSEAIVREMTQRCPSEPGVVVSVATALGVSEDRPLYVADLTAGPLGRRLEDNTPTGPWDQPILVAWGDQDEVIPPRLQQEFVDRLCAKGEQVRSLEYRGYDHLRPLLPGSAFVPVIIDWTDARFAREDTHVNDCPS; encoded by the coding sequence ATGATCCGCGCGGACCGCAGGCAGGCGCCGTCCGGATGGAGCATCGTCCCGCGCGTGGTCCGCGGTGCCTCTCCGGTCGTGCTGGTCGTCGTGGGCGCCCTGGCTCTTCTGACCGGACTGCTGATCGTCACGCGGCCGCTGACCTCGCTGCTGCTGCTGACGATCTATGTCGGCCTGAGTGCGATCTTCTCCGGCCTGGCGCGCGTGTTCTCCGCACCCGAGACGCCGTTGTGGTCCCGCCTGCTGTTCGGCTCGGTGTGGCTCGCGCTCGGGCTGGCGATTCTCCTCGGACTCGGGCGCACACTCGAGCTCCTGCCCGAGCTCATCGCCGTCCTGCTCGTCCTCGGCGGCCTGGCGTCGCTCTACGACGCGATCGCCCGCGGCACCGTGAGCCAGCGGGTGCTGGCGGCCGTGTGGGGCGGTGCGCAGATCGCCTTCGGCGTCCTCGCGTACGCGTGGCCCGATGTGACGGTGCTGGTCGTCGCGGTGGTGTTCGGAGTGCGCACCATCGTCTTCGGCGCGACGCTGCTGGTGCGCGCCGTCCGCGCGTTCGTGGAGGGCCGGCGCACCGTGCCGTCGGACGCCCGGACCCGCGCCGGGAAGACGGGGACGGATGCCGCGCCCCCCGGCCCGGCGCGCCCCGCCGGTCCTCGCACTCCGCCGGGGCCGGCCTCCCGAGCCCGCGCCGGGTGGCTGGCCGCCGGCCGCTATGCCCTCGCAGCGATCCTGCTCGGCCTCGTCGCGGGCGGGTGGTGGGCCAACTCCTGGTTCGAGGACGGCGCTCAGGTGGTGGACGCGTTCTACGATCCGCCCGAGGTCGTGCCGTACGAGCACGGACGGCTGATCCGTTCCGACGACTTCTCGGGGCAGAAGCCGCCCGATGCCGAGGTGCGGCGCATCCTCTACACGACGCGCGACGCTCTCGGGCAGCCGGCCACCGCCAGCGCGCTCGTCATCTCTCCGCAGGATCCGCCGCCGGGTCCGCGCCCCGTGGTCGCCTGGAACCACGGCACCACCGGCGTCGCGCGGGGGTGCGCGCCGAGCCTGCGGGACGCCTCGGCGACGAGGTGGGCGATCCCCGGTCTGGACCGCGCGATGGCCGAAGGCTGGGTGGTCGTGGCATCCGACTACTCCGGCCAGGGCGCCCCCGGCGTCTTCCCCTACCTCATCGGCCGGGGCGAGGCGCGCTCGTCGCTGGACGCCGTCCTGGCCGCCGACGAGCTGGAGGGCCTCACGCTGTCGAGCCGCACCGTCGCGTGGGGCCACTCGCAGGGCGGTCACGCGGCGCTGTGGATGTCGCAGATCGCGGGCGACTACGCCCCGGATCTCGACATCCGCGGGACGGCTGTGCTCGCACCCGCGGCCGATCCGCTGGCGCTCGCCGAGGAGCTCACGCGAGGCGACGCCGGCGTGCTGCTGTCGATCCTCATCTCGTGGGTGCTCGTGCCCTACGCCGACACCTATCCCGACGTCGACCTGAACCGGTACATCGCTCCGGGCTCGGAGGCGATCGTCCGCGAGATGACGCAGCGCTGTCCCTCCGAGCCGGGCGTCGTCGTCTCGGTGGCGACCGCGCTCGGCGTGTCGGAGGACCGCCCGCTGTACGTCGCGGACCTCACGGCCGGACCGCTCGGCAGGCGCCTGGAGGACAACACCCCGACCGGTCCCTGGGACCAGCCCATCCTCGTCGCGTGGGGCGACCAGGACGAGGTCATCCCGCCGCGGCTGCAGCAGGAGTTCGTCGACCGCCTGTGCGCAAAGGGGGAGCAGGTGCGCAGCCTCGAGTACCGGGGCTACGACCACCTCCGGCCCCTCCTTCCCGGCTCGGCGTTCGTGCCGGTGATCATCGACTGGACCGACGCCCGCTTCGCGCGCGAGGACACGCACGTCAACGACTGTCCGTCGTGA
- the nusA gene encoding transcription termination factor NusA has product MDIDLGLLRTVEREKEIPFDELVRIIEQAILTAYAKHTSPTGELPEGARAELDRKTGHVAVFIPLRDDEGAVIGEEESTPEDFGRIAAFAAKQVISQRLRDIADDAVLGEFRGKEGDIVAGVVQQGPNPRMVHVDLGTVEAILPPEEQVPGEDYAHGSRLRVYVTSVAKGAKGPSITVSRTHPGLVRKLFALEVPEIPAGLVEIVSLAREAGHRTKIAVKANDPSINAKGACIGELGRRVRAVTEELGGEKIDIVDYDPELAKFVANALSPAKVTSSFVLDAASKAVRALVPDYQLSLAIGKEGQNARLAAKLTGAKIDIQPDSILEDS; this is encoded by the coding sequence GTGGACATCGATCTCGGACTTCTGCGGACCGTCGAGCGCGAGAAGGAGATCCCGTTCGATGAGCTCGTGCGGATCATCGAGCAGGCGATCCTGACCGCGTATGCCAAGCACACCTCGCCCACCGGGGAGCTGCCGGAGGGCGCACGCGCGGAACTGGACCGCAAGACCGGTCACGTGGCCGTGTTCATCCCGCTGCGCGACGACGAGGGCGCCGTGATCGGCGAGGAGGAGTCCACTCCCGAGGACTTCGGGCGTATCGCCGCCTTCGCCGCGAAGCAGGTCATCAGCCAGCGGCTGCGCGACATCGCCGACGACGCCGTGCTCGGCGAGTTCCGCGGCAAGGAGGGCGACATCGTCGCCGGCGTCGTGCAGCAGGGCCCCAACCCGCGCATGGTGCATGTCGACCTCGGCACCGTCGAGGCGATCCTCCCGCCCGAGGAGCAGGTCCCCGGAGAGGACTACGCCCACGGCTCGCGCCTGCGCGTCTACGTGACGTCGGTGGCCAAGGGCGCGAAGGGCCCCTCGATCACCGTGTCGCGCACCCACCCCGGTCTCGTCCGAAAGCTGTTCGCGCTCGAGGTGCCCGAGATCCCCGCGGGTCTGGTCGAAATCGTCTCGCTCGCGCGCGAAGCCGGCCACCGCACCAAGATCGCGGTCAAGGCCAACGATCCCTCCATCAACGCCAAGGGCGCCTGCATCGGCGAACTGGGCCGCCGCGTCCGCGCGGTCACCGAGGAGCTGGGCGGCGAGAAGATCGACATCGTCGACTACGACCCGGAACTGGCGAAGTTCGTGGCGAACGCCCTCTCGCCCGCGAAGGTCACCTCCAGCTTCGTGCTCGACGCCGCGAGCAAGGCGGTGCGCGCACTCGTCCCCGACTACCAGCTGTCGCTCGCGATCGGCAAGGAGGGGCAGAACGCGCGGCTCGCCGCGAAGCTGACCGGCGCCAAGATCGACATCCAGCCCGACAGCATCCTCGAGGACAGCTGA
- a CDS encoding YlxR family protein: MVSIDSVLVPDERASMPGRGAWVHETRECVDAAIRRRAFVRALRVSGPLDTQTIEKHIQRKG, translated from the coding sequence GTGGTCTCCATCGATTCCGTCCTCGTCCCCGACGAGCGTGCATCGATGCCCGGACGGGGCGCGTGGGTGCACGAGACGCGTGAGTGCGTGGATGCCGCCATCCGGCGCCGCGCCTTCGTGCGGGCATTGCGTGTGTCAGGCCCGCTTGACACGCAGACCATCGAGAAGCACATCCAGCGAAAAGGCTGA
- the infB gene encoding translation initiation factor IF-2, with protein sequence MAAKPRVHEIASELGVDSKVALEKLKALGEYVKSPSSTIEPPVARKLRAALEADGAGKAADAAAPAAKPAAGRPGAPAAKPGAPAAKPGPAVKPGPARPSTPATPAAPAAEASAPAAPAAPAAAAPAAKAPGAPAAPSAAKPGPAAGTPQPPRPGGTPRPGNNPFASSQGMGQRPAGPRPGNNPFASAQGMGQRPSPGNIPRPQAPRPGAPRPGAPRAGGAGRPGGGGRPGAPFQQRPGGPGRPGGAGGGAGGGFQRPGGGAPGGFAGRPGGGGRGRGPGGGTAGAFGKGGGKSKQRKSRRAKRQEFEMRSAPVVGGVNVQKGNGEIIRLRRGASIADFADKLEALRGYTVQPGTLVTILFNLGEMATATESLDEATFEVLGEELGYKIQMVSPEDEDKELLEGFGLDLEAELEAENEEDLEIRPPVVTVMGHVDHGKTRLLDAIRQTNVVAGEAGGITQHIGAYQVWTEHDEIERAITFIDTPGHEAFTAMRARGAQVTDIAILVVAADDGIMPQTVEALNHAQAANVPIVVAVNKVDKPEANPAKVRQQLTEYGLVAEEYGGDVLFVDVSARQGTGIQELLDAVLLTADAGLDLTANPNKDARGVAIEAKLDKGRGSVATVLIQSGTLRVGDAIVAGTAYGRVRAMIDENGDAVEEAYPSRPVQVQGLNSVPRAGDTFIVTEEDRTARQIAEKREAAERNAQLAKARKRISLEDFTRALEEGKVESLNLIIKGDVSGAVEALEESLLKIEVDDSVQLRIIHRGVGAITESDINLATIDNAIVIGFNVRPDTKARERATREGVDVRFYSVIYNAIDDVEQSLKGLLKPEYEEVQSGVAEIREVFRSSKFGNIAGVIVRSGTITRNAKARVIRDGVVIADGLAIESLRRFKDDVTEVRTDFEAGIGLGKYNDIQVGDEIETTEMVEKPRA encoded by the coding sequence GTGGCTGCCAAACCACGCGTGCACGAGATCGCTTCCGAGCTCGGCGTCGACAGCAAGGTCGCGCTCGAGAAGCTGAAGGCGCTCGGCGAATACGTCAAGAGCCCCTCGTCGACCATCGAGCCCCCGGTGGCTCGCAAGCTCCGCGCCGCCCTCGAGGCGGACGGCGCGGGCAAGGCCGCTGACGCGGCCGCACCCGCGGCGAAGCCCGCTGCCGGCAGGCCCGGCGCGCCCGCTGCCAAGCCCGGTGCGCCCGCTGCCAAGCCCGGCCCGGCCGTCAAACCCGGACCCGCGCGTCCGAGCACTCCGGCGACGCCGGCCGCCCCGGCGGCCGAGGCATCCGCCCCCGCCGCCCCGGCTGCTCCGGCTGCCGCCGCTCCGGCGGCGAAGGCGCCCGGCGCCCCGGCCGCTCCCAGTGCCGCCAAGCCCGGTCCGGCCGCGGGAACCCCCCAGCCCCCGCGCCCGGGCGGCACCCCGCGGCCCGGCAACAACCCGTTCGCGTCGTCGCAGGGCATGGGCCAGCGTCCCGCGGGCCCGCGTCCCGGCAACAACCCCTTCGCATCGGCGCAGGGCATGGGCCAGCGCCCGTCACCCGGGAACATCCCCCGCCCGCAGGCGCCCCGACCCGGAGCCCCGCGCCCGGGCGCTCCGCGCGCGGGTGGCGCCGGTCGTCCCGGTGGCGGCGGTCGTCCCGGTGCGCCGTTCCAGCAGCGTCCCGGCGGCCCCGGTCGTCCCGGCGGCGCCGGTGGCGGTGCGGGCGGCGGCTTCCAGCGCCCCGGCGGCGGTGCGCCCGGCGGGTTCGCCGGTCGTCCCGGCGGCGGCGGTCGTGGCCGCGGACCCGGCGGTGGCACCGCCGGAGCCTTCGGCAAGGGCGGCGGCAAGTCGAAGCAGCGCAAGTCGCGTCGGGCGAAGCGCCAGGAATTCGAGATGCGGTCGGCGCCGGTCGTCGGCGGCGTCAATGTCCAGAAGGGCAACGGCGAGATCATCCGCCTGCGCCGCGGCGCGTCGATCGCCGACTTCGCAGACAAGCTCGAGGCGCTGCGCGGCTACACCGTGCAGCCCGGCACGCTCGTGACCATCCTGTTCAACCTGGGTGAGATGGCGACGGCGACCGAGTCGCTCGACGAGGCCACCTTCGAGGTGCTCGGCGAGGAGCTCGGCTACAAGATCCAGATGGTCTCGCCCGAGGACGAGGACAAGGAGCTCCTGGAGGGCTTCGGTCTCGACCTCGAGGCCGAGCTGGAGGCGGAGAACGAGGAGGACCTCGAGATCCGGCCTCCGGTGGTGACCGTCATGGGGCACGTCGACCACGGTAAGACGCGACTGCTCGACGCCATCCGCCAGACCAACGTGGTCGCCGGTGAGGCCGGCGGCATCACGCAGCACATCGGTGCGTACCAGGTCTGGACCGAACACGACGAGATCGAGCGCGCGATCACCTTCATCGACACCCCGGGTCACGAGGCGTTCACCGCCATGCGTGCCCGTGGTGCGCAGGTCACCGACATCGCGATCCTCGTGGTCGCCGCCGACGACGGCATCATGCCGCAGACGGTGGAGGCGCTGAACCACGCGCAGGCGGCAAACGTCCCGATCGTGGTCGCCGTCAACAAGGTCGACAAGCCCGAGGCGAACCCTGCCAAGGTGCGCCAGCAGCTCACCGAGTACGGCCTGGTCGCGGAGGAGTACGGCGGCGACGTGCTGTTCGTCGACGTGTCGGCCCGCCAGGGCACCGGCATCCAGGAGCTCCTCGACGCGGTGCTGCTCACCGCGGACGCGGGTCTGGACCTCACCGCCAACCCGAACAAGGATGCCCGCGGCGTCGCGATCGAGGCGAAGCTCGACAAGGGCCGCGGCTCGGTGGCGACCGTCCTCATCCAGTCCGGAACGCTCCGCGTCGGTGACGCGATCGTCGCCGGCACGGCCTACGGCCGCGTGCGGGCGATGATCGACGAGAACGGCGACGCGGTCGAGGAGGCCTACCCCTCGCGTCCGGTGCAGGTGCAGGGTCTCAACTCGGTGCCGCGCGCCGGCGACACGTTCATCGTGACCGAGGAGGACCGCACCGCCCGCCAGATCGCCGAGAAGCGCGAGGCCGCCGAGCGCAACGCCCAGCTGGCCAAGGCCCGCAAGCGCATCTCGCTCGAGGACTTCACCCGCGCTCTCGAAGAGGGCAAGGTCGAGTCGCTCAACCTCATCATCAAGGGTGACGTGTCGGGTGCCGTCGAGGCGCTCGAGGAGTCGCTGCTCAAGATCGAGGTCGACGACTCGGTGCAGCTGCGCATCATCCACCGTGGTGTGGGCGCGATCACCGAGTCCGACATCAACCTGGCCACGATCGACAACGCGATTGTGATCGGCTTCAACGTCCGCCCCGACACCAAGGCCCGCGAACGCGCGACCCGCGAGGGCGTGGACGTCCGGTTCTACTCCGTCATCTACAACGCGATCGATGACGTCGAGCAGTCGCTGAAGGGCCTGCTCAAGCCGGAGTACGAAGAGGTCCAGTCGGGTGTCGCCGAGATCCGCGAGGTGTTCCGCTCCTCGAAGTTCGGCAACATCGCCGGTGTCATCGTCCGCTCGGGCACGATCACGCGCAACGCCAAGGCGCGCGTCATCCGCGACGGCGTGGTCATCGCCGACGGCCTGGCCATCGAGTCGCTGCGCCGGTTCAAGGACGACGTCACTGAGGTCCGCACGGACTTCGAAGCCGGTATCGGCCTCGGCAAGTACAACGACATCCAGGTGGGCGACGAGATCGAGACCACCGAGATGGTCGAGAAGCCCCGCGCGTAG
- the rbfA gene encoding 30S ribosome-binding factor RbfA, translating into MASERQARLGDRIRVILAERLEKGLRDPRLGFVTITDVRVTGDLQHASVFYTVLGSAEERAASAAALKSATGMLRSELGKHLNVRLTPSLEFIPDAIPENAGHIEDLLREARERDQAVAGMASSATYAGDADPYVKPRELDDEG; encoded by the coding sequence ATGGCATCAGAGCGACAGGCACGCCTGGGCGACCGCATCCGCGTGATCCTGGCGGAGCGCCTCGAGAAGGGGCTGCGCGACCCGCGGCTCGGGTTCGTCACCATCACCGACGTCCGCGTCACCGGTGACCTCCAGCACGCCTCGGTGTTCTACACGGTGCTCGGCTCGGCGGAGGAGCGGGCCGCTTCGGCGGCGGCGCTCAAATCCGCCACCGGGATGCTGCGCTCGGAGCTGGGCAAGCACCTCAACGTGCGCCTCACCCCGTCGCTGGAGTTCATCCCCGACGCGATCCCCGAGAACGCCGGTCACATCGAGGATCTCCTGCGCGAGGCGCGCGAGCGCGACCAGGCGGTTGCCGGAATGGCCTCGTCGGCCACGTACGCCGGCGACGCCGACCCCTACGTGAAGCCCCGCGAGCTCGACGACGAGGGCTGA
- a CDS encoding A/G-specific adenine glycosylase, producing MPDLAAPLTEWYRENARDLPWRRPGFGAWGVLVSEFMLQQTPVIRVIPHLEAWLARWPTPADLAAAAPADAVRQWANLGYPRRALWLHRAAVEIRDRHGGVVPRDVEALLALTGIGDYTARAVAVFAYGDRHPVVDTNTRRVLARAVDGRSQPGPPARRDLDAMAAVLPGERSAAAVVNAAAMELGATVCVARNPRCDACPLTAVCAWRAAGYPDTGDDRRRQGRYEGSDRQARGAVLKVLRDAATHAVPLPDVVPDWPDAGQRDRAIDSLIADGLAEASDGLLRLPA from the coding sequence ATGCCCGACCTCGCTGCGCCGCTCACGGAGTGGTACCGCGAGAACGCGCGAGACCTGCCCTGGCGGCGCCCGGGCTTCGGCGCGTGGGGAGTGCTCGTGAGCGAGTTCATGCTCCAGCAGACGCCGGTGATACGGGTGATCCCCCACCTGGAGGCGTGGCTCGCGCGCTGGCCGACGCCGGCTGACCTCGCCGCGGCGGCGCCGGCCGACGCGGTGCGTCAGTGGGCCAACCTCGGGTATCCGCGGCGCGCGCTGTGGCTGCACCGGGCTGCCGTGGAGATCCGCGACCGCCACGGCGGGGTCGTCCCCCGCGACGTGGAGGCGCTCCTCGCCCTCACCGGCATCGGCGACTACACCGCCCGCGCGGTCGCCGTGTTCGCGTACGGCGACCGTCATCCCGTGGTCGACACCAACACCCGGCGGGTGCTGGCCCGGGCCGTCGACGGCCGGTCCCAGCCCGGCCCGCCCGCGCGGCGGGACCTCGACGCGATGGCTGCTGTCCTCCCCGGGGAACGGTCCGCGGCGGCGGTCGTGAACGCCGCCGCGATGGAGCTCGGGGCCACCGTGTGCGTCGCCCGCAACCCGCGCTGCGACGCGTGTCCGCTCACCGCCGTCTGCGCCTGGCGGGCCGCCGGGTACCCCGACACCGGCGACGACCGGCGCCGGCAGGGGCGCTACGAGGGCAGCGACCGGCAGGCGCGCGGTGCGGTGCTGAAGGTCCTGCGGGATGCCGCGACCCACGCCGTGCCGCTGCCCGATGTCGTGCCCGACTGGCCCGACGCGGGGCAGCGCGACCGCGCGATCGACTCGCTCATCGCGGACGGCCTGGCCGAGGCATCCGACGGTCTGCTCCGCCTTCCGGCGTGA
- a CDS encoding type IV toxin-antitoxin system AbiEi family antitoxin domain-containing protein, which yields MRWTADAAQASLGRVGVVRTSTLMDQGWTRHAIGKAVADGRLDRVRKGWVATPGADPALVSAARCGVVLTCVTQAGRLGLWVLHDGEPHVAAPSHSGAVRMGGAHVHWAQPPLPRHPDALVDPIENVLAIAASCQPHERALAIWESALNRSLVDLETMRRLPLGPAGRRLADVATPWSDSGLESFVPPRLKWMHLPVRPQIWIAGRPVDFLIGERLVLQIDGGTHVGVQREKDIAHDARLALMGYHVIRVGYGQVVHRWPEVQDLITRAVAQGLHRSR from the coding sequence ATGCGATGGACAGCGGATGCCGCGCAGGCGAGCCTTGGCCGCGTCGGAGTCGTGCGCACCTCGACCCTGATGGATCAGGGCTGGACGCGGCACGCCATCGGCAAGGCCGTCGCGGACGGTCGACTCGACCGTGTGCGGAAGGGGTGGGTCGCGACGCCGGGCGCCGATCCCGCGCTCGTCTCGGCCGCCCGGTGCGGCGTGGTCCTGACCTGCGTGACGCAGGCCGGCCGCCTGGGCCTCTGGGTCCTCCATGACGGCGAGCCGCATGTCGCCGCGCCGAGCCACTCCGGTGCCGTCCGGATGGGCGGCGCCCACGTCCACTGGGCGCAGCCACCGCTGCCGCGGCATCCGGATGCCCTCGTGGATCCCATCGAGAACGTGCTCGCCATCGCGGCGAGCTGTCAGCCGCACGAGCGTGCCTTGGCGATCTGGGAGTCCGCGCTCAATCGGTCGTTGGTGGACCTCGAGACCATGCGCAGGCTGCCGCTCGGGCCGGCGGGCCGCCGACTGGCCGACGTGGCGACGCCCTGGTCGGACTCGGGTCTCGAGTCCTTCGTGCCCCCGCGCCTGAAGTGGATGCATCTGCCCGTGCGGCCCCAGATCTGGATCGCCGGAAGGCCGGTCGACTTCCTCATCGGCGAGCGGCTCGTGCTGCAGATCGACGGCGGCACCCATGTCGGTGTCCAGCGCGAGAAGGACATCGCCCACGACGCGCGGCTCGCGCTCATGGGCTACCACGTGATCCGCGTGGGATACGGCCAGGTGGTGCACCGCTGGCCGGAGGTGCAGGACCTCATCACGCGCGCGGTCGCCCAGGGTCTCCACCGCTCGCGGTGA
- a CDS encoding uridine kinase yields the protein MRLPVTPTTTLWRDLRERVRRRHLAGRVILAVDGLDGAGKTMFADGLAEVFAETGDAVFRASIDGFHRPRSERYVRGRHSPEGFYRDSYDYPTFRRTLIDPFRDGAQTAAATGFQLAAFDVVRDAPVESQWVTAPLDAVLVVDGIFLHRPELRDLWDWSVWLDVPVQTTFARMALRDGSDPDPDAPSNARYRLGQELYLGEARPREAASVIVDNSDLAHPRIVGGV from the coding sequence ATGCGCCTCCCCGTCACGCCGACCACGACGCTGTGGCGCGACCTGCGCGAACGGGTGCGACGGCGCCACCTCGCCGGCCGCGTGATCCTGGCGGTGGACGGCCTCGACGGCGCCGGCAAGACCATGTTCGCCGACGGCCTCGCGGAGGTGTTCGCCGAGACCGGCGACGCGGTGTTCCGCGCGAGCATCGACGGCTTCCACCGCCCGCGCTCGGAGCGCTACGTGCGCGGCCGTCACAGCCCGGAGGGCTTCTACCGCGACTCCTACGACTACCCGACCTTCCGCCGTACGCTGATCGACCCGTTCCGCGACGGCGCCCAGACGGCGGCGGCGACGGGGTTCCAGCTCGCCGCGTTCGACGTGGTGCGCGATGCGCCGGTCGAGTCGCAGTGGGTCACGGCGCCGCTGGACGCGGTCCTCGTCGTGGACGGGATCTTCCTCCACCGGCCCGAGCTGCGCGACCTGTGGGACTGGTCCGTCTGGCTCGACGTCCCCGTGCAGACCACGTTCGCGCGCATGGCGCTGCGCGACGGCTCCGACCCCGATCCGGACGCGCCGTCGAACGCGCGCTACCGGCTCGGGCAGGAGCTGTACCTGGGCGAGGCGCGGCCGCGGGAGGCGGCATCCGTCATCGTCGACAACAGCGACCTCGCCCACCCGCGGATCGTCGGGGGAGTGTGA
- the truB gene encoding tRNA pseudouridine(55) synthase TruB has translation MATAGLLLVDKPGGITSHDAVARARRALGTRKIGHAGTLDPMATGLLVLGVEGATRLLAFVVGLDKTYQATIRLGAATVTDDADGEIVSMTDASSLDASTIAAGVAALTGRLSQVPSTYSAIKVDGRRAYDLARAGEEVKLKAREVTVSRFEVVAERRVARGDAGGGVVDLDVEVDCSSGTYIRSLARDLGAALGVGGHLTALRRTRIGPFDVADAANIDALAEAALLAPAAAATAVLGRFDVSADEARDLRHGKRLPDAAARLPGAGPMAAVDPDGALVGIVERRGDDVKSAMNMPEEAPR, from the coding sequence ATGGCGACCGCCGGACTCCTGCTCGTGGACAAGCCGGGCGGCATCACCTCGCACGACGCGGTGGCACGGGCCCGACGCGCCCTGGGAACGCGCAAGATCGGCCACGCCGGCACGCTCGACCCCATGGCGACGGGGCTCCTCGTGCTCGGCGTCGAGGGCGCGACGCGCCTGCTCGCCTTCGTCGTGGGCCTCGACAAGACGTACCAGGCCACCATCCGGCTCGGTGCGGCGACCGTCACCGACGACGCCGACGGCGAGATCGTGTCGATGACGGATGCCTCGTCCCTCGACGCTTCCACGATCGCCGCCGGCGTCGCGGCGCTGACCGGACGACTCTCGCAAGTGCCGAGCACCTACTCCGCCATCAAGGTGGACGGCCGCCGGGCGTACGACCTCGCCCGCGCCGGCGAGGAGGTCAAGCTGAAGGCCCGCGAGGTCACGGTGTCGCGCTTCGAGGTGGTCGCCGAGCGACGGGTGGCGCGCGGCGACGCGGGCGGGGGAGTGGTCGATCTCGACGTCGAGGTGGACTGCTCCAGCGGCACCTACATCCGATCGCTCGCCAGGGACCTGGGGGCGGCACTGGGCGTCGGCGGTCACCTCACTGCGCTCCGGCGCACGCGGATCGGGCCGTTCGACGTGGCGGATGCCGCGAACATCGACGCCCTGGCCGAAGCCGCACTGCTGGCGCCCGCCGCGGCGGCCACCGCGGTGCTCGGGCGGTTCGACGTGAGCGCCGACGAAGCCCGCGACCTCCGTCACGGCAAGCGGCTGCCCGATGCCGCCGCGCGGCTGCCCGGTGCCGGGCCGATGGCCGCCGTCGACCCCGACGGCGCCCTCGTCGGCATCGTCGAGCGGCGCGGCGACGACGTCAAGAGCGCCATGAACATGCCCGAGGAGGCCCCCCGATGA
- a CDS encoding bifunctional riboflavin kinase/FAD synthetase, translating to MIVFRHPSEVPAGFGPSVVAIGKFDGVHSGHRAVIARARVDAEAAGARVVAVTFDRNPLALLRPEICPASLVGVEQKLRLLADAGVDATLMLAFDRSLADLGAREFVEHVLVGALGVRIVMVGADFRFGRGGAGDPQLLRELGAEFGFEVDVVDDVRAIDAGRRVSSTWVRELLDGGDVAGAARLLGRPHAVRGEVVHGLKRGRALGFPTANLSTSLEGFVPAEGVYAGWLVDEGMPGDGASEPRSTVRYPAAISIGTNPTFDDVKVRQVEAYVLDETDLDLYGHTVEVEFVARIRGMVAFEGVGALIEQMTDDVVRVRAELA from the coding sequence GTGATCGTCTTCCGGCATCCGAGCGAGGTCCCGGCCGGCTTCGGTCCGTCGGTCGTCGCGATCGGGAAGTTCGACGGCGTGCACTCCGGCCACCGTGCCGTCATCGCCCGGGCGCGCGTGGATGCCGAGGCTGCCGGCGCGCGCGTGGTCGCCGTCACGTTCGACCGCAATCCGCTGGCGCTGCTGCGCCCCGAGATCTGCCCCGCAAGTCTCGTTGGCGTCGAGCAGAAGCTGCGGCTCCTCGCCGACGCCGGCGTGGACGCGACGCTCATGCTCGCCTTCGATCGCTCGCTCGCCGACCTCGGCGCGCGGGAGTTCGTCGAGCACGTCCTGGTCGGAGCGCTCGGCGTGCGGATCGTGATGGTCGGCGCGGACTTCCGCTTCGGGCGCGGCGGCGCCGGCGATCCCCAGCTGCTGCGCGAACTGGGCGCCGAGTTCGGCTTCGAGGTCGACGTGGTCGATGACGTGCGAGCGATCGACGCCGGGCGTCGCGTGTCGTCGACGTGGGTGCGCGAGCTCCTCGACGGCGGCGACGTCGCCGGCGCCGCGCGCCTGCTGGGCCGTCCGCACGCCGTGCGGGGGGAGGTGGTCCACGGTCTCAAGCGCGGCCGCGCGCTGGGCTTCCCGACGGCGAACCTCTCGACCTCGCTCGAGGGCTTCGTGCCGGCCGAGGGCGTCTACGCCGGCTGGCTCGTCGACGAGGGGATGCCGGGTGACGGCGCCTCCGAGCCTCGCAGCACGGTCCGCTACCCGGCCGCGATCAGCATCGGCACCAACCCCACGTTCGACGACGTGAAGGTGCGGCAGGTGGAGGCATACGTACTGGATGAGACCGACCTGGACCTCTACGGGCACACGGTCGAAGTGGAGTTCGTCGCGCGCATCCGCGGCATGGTGGCGTTCGAGGGCGTCGGCGCGCTCATCGAGCAGATGACGGACGACGTCGTGCGTGTCCGCGCCGAGCTCGCCTGA